In the Sarcophilus harrisii chromosome 1, mSarHar1.11, whole genome shotgun sequence genome, one interval contains:
- the LOC100920443 gene encoding tryptase alpha/beta-1-like yields the protein MGRTQNGNLDKMLCLLFLTLPLLGSSIPLIQDREQVDIVGGQEATKGMWLWQVSLRIFESLYWMHFCGGSLIHPQWILTAAHCFGTIPREPSLYRIQLREQHLYYEDKLLPLSKIIIHPNYTFFNRGWDIALLKLKNPVELSSHIKLISLPNATETFPLDSECWVTGWGDLSSGVHLPPPYTLREVKVPLLDTHYCDEEYHKGTHTSSDRKIIKDDFLCAGETQVDSCQGDSGGPLACKVGDSWKQAGVVSWGLGCGIAHRPGLYTRVSSYVGWINEHIFSCFPTSPINV from the exons ATGGGGAGGACACAAAACGGGAACTTGGACAAg atgttatgcCTGCTGTTCCTGACCCTTCCCCTCCTGGGGAGTTCAATTCCTCTGATTCAAG ACAGGGAACAAGTTGACATTGTTGGAGGCCAGGAAGCTACAAAGGGGATGTGGCTTTGGCAGGTCAGTCTCAGGATTTTTGAAAGTCTGTACTGGATGCACTTCTGTGGTGGCTCCCTCATCCACCCCCAATGGATACTGACAGCTGCCCACTGCTTTGGCAC cATTCCAAGGGAGCCTTCACTATATAGGATCCAACTGAGAGAACAGCACCTTTATTATGAGGACAAACTACTGCCCCTGTCAAAGATTATTATTCATCCCAACTACACTTTTTTTAATCGGGGTTGGGATATTGCTCTGTTGAAACTGAAGAACCCTGTGGAGCTGTCCAGTCATATCAAGCTTATTAGCCTTCCTAATGCCACAGAGACATTCCCCTTGGATTCGGAGTGCTGGGTAACTGGCTGGGGGGATCTCAGTTCTGGAG TCCACTTGCCCCCACCCTACACCCTGAGGGAGGTGAAAGTGCCTTTGTTGGATACACATTATTGTGATGAAGAGTACCACAAGGGAACACACACCAGCTCAGATAGGAAGATAATTAAGGATGATTTTCTATGTGCTGGTGAAACCCAAGTAGACTCCTGTCAG GGTGACTCCGGGGGCCCTCTGGCCTGCAAAGTTGGGGACTCGTGGAAGCAGGCTGGGGTGGTCAGTTGGGGATTAGGCTGTGGCATTGCCCACAGACCTGGCCTCTACACACGTGTCTCAAGCTACGTGGGTTGGATCAACGAGCATATTTTCTCATGCTTCCCTACAAGCCCAATTAATGTCTAA